The following are encoded in a window of Hemiscyllium ocellatum isolate sHemOce1 chromosome 35, sHemOce1.pat.X.cur, whole genome shotgun sequence genomic DNA:
- the LOC132832767 gene encoding radiation-inducible immediate-early gene IEX-1-like, which produces MCLARPCAAVQGHTPAGAPGGKARPLVFTFEPIPERGSQLRPPRRRAARVLYPPHQVRKPVVPRPDAAKRLFLFFISVVLFQVYTATEDEGPVLPVTEPWTSTVCPALPPAFHAASPRAGKAAAAPAASPRLGPALSTVSPRGAYPVTLMVVYTTSGYSRK; this is translated from the exons ATGTGCCTGGCCAGACCTTGTGCTGCAGTTCAGGGTCACACCCCCGCCGGAGCTCCAGGGGGAAAAGCCCGACCGCTGGTGTTCACCTTCGAGCCCATCCCGGAGCGAGGGTCTCAGCTACGGCCGCCGAGGAGACGGGCTGCTCGCGTTCTCTACCCACCGCACCAG GTCAGGAAGCCAGTTGTTCCCAGACCCGACGCCGCCAAAAGGCTGTTCCTGTTCTTCATCTCGGTCGTCCTTTTCCAGGTCTACACTGCGACCGAAGACGAGGGGCCGGTCCTCCCGGTGACCGAGCCTTGGACCTCCACGGTCTGCCCGGCTCTCCCTCCCGCCTTCCACGCCGCCTCCCCTCGGGCAGGGAAGGCGGCCGCTGCTCCTGCTGCCAGCCCGCGGCTCGGGCCAGCCCTCAGCACGGTCTCTCCTCGGGGGGCTTACCCAGTGACTCTCATGGTCGTGTACACCACCTCCGGTTACTCACGCAAGTGA